In Caloranaerobacter sp. TR13, the sequence AGAAGAGATATGGTTTTAACATTGAAAGATATGGGATTTGAAATAGAAGCTTCACATCATGAGGTGGCTCCAGGACAACATGAAATTGATTTTAAGTATGATGATGCTTTAATGACGGCAGATAATATTATGACTTTTAAAATGGTAGTTAGAATTATAGCACAAAGACATGGATTACATGCGACATTTATGCCAAAACCTATAGTGGGAATAAACGGTTCAGGTATGCATACAAATATGTCTTTAGCAACATTAGATGGTAGAAATGTATTTTATGATGAAAATAACGAATTAGGGTTATCAAAAGTTGCATATAATTTTCTTGGAGGTTTAATTAAGCACAGTAGAGCTTTTACAGCAATTACAAATCCAACAATTAACTCATACAAAAGATTAGTGCCAGGTTATGAGGCTCCAGTGTATGTAGCTTGGTCAGCTAGCAACAGAAGTCCGCTAGTTAGGATACCAGCTAAAAGAGGTAATTCTACTAGATTAGAATTGAGAAGTCCAGACCCTTCAGCAAATCCTTATTTAGCTTTAGCTACTATTTTGAAAGCAGGATTAGATGGAATAAAGAAAGAAATTGAGCCACCTGCTCCAGTTAATGGGAATATATATAATATGAGTGAAAAAGAGAGAGAAGAACAAGGAATATTAAGTTTACCTTCAAATATATTTGAAGCTGTAAATGTGTTATCTAATGATGAAACAATTAAAGAAGCTTTAGGAGAGCATATATATGATAGATTTGTTGAGGCAGTGAAACTAGAATGGAAAGAGTATATGACTCGTGTTACTCAATGGGAAATCGAAAAATATCTAACAAAGTTTTAAATTAAAGGAGCGCAACTGCGCTCCTATTTAATATAAAATGATATAATATTTATAAAGGCTTGATGATGTTAAGCGATTTATGAAATTTTAGTGTTCTCATTTAACGAATAGCGAATGGCTAATGACGATAATTATGATGAGGTGAAAATATGATAAGGCAAAGTATTATTGTTGTTAGTAGTAACGATAAGCTTAGAAATGTACTAAGTGGACTACTCAAAAAAAGAGGATATTCTATTTATGAAGCTAGTGATGGTGCGAGTGCAATAAGGTTAGCTAGAAGTTTAAAACCTCATCTGATTTTAATGGATTTTGATTTACTAGGAGCAGGAGCTTATAATACAGCTAGAATAATAGAAGATGCCGATTTATCACCAGTTATTTTTATTACAGCAAATCCAAATAAAAATTTTATAGAGCTGCTTAATAATATGACTATTTATGCTTATATTACTAAACCTATAAATCCATCACAATTATATCAAATAGTTGAGTTTTCACTTATTAATTCTAGTAAGATTAAGGAATTGAAGATTAAAGTAGATAAGCTAGAAAATAAGCTAAAAGCAAGAAAAAAAATAGAAAAAGCAAAAGGGATTATTATGCAGATGTATAATATTAATGAAAATGAAGCATATACATATATGAGAAAAAGAAGTATGGATAGATGTATTACTATGGAGCAATTAGCAGAGGAAATATTAAAGAGTGATGAGTAAAGGCAGCCTTTTTTAGGCTGCCTTACTTTTAAGCAATCTTAGGTAGTTCAAATATAACTGAGCTTACATTTTTACTAACATCAGTAATTCTACCTTCAACTTTTGGTGAAATTATTGTATTATTTCTTACGTTTTCGATTAAAGCATCTCTTAGTAGTATGAAAGTGTTAGTCCACTTAACTTCTTTTAAAGTAACAAATCCATCTTGTCCGCCAGCTAAGAAATCATTTGTTGCAACTGTGTAAGTTTTATCCATTTCAATAGGAGTACCATCTTCTAAATAAATATCAATTACTCTTTCGCCTTCTGGTTTAGTTGAGTCGTAAGTGAATTTCATTCCTGATATTTGTAACATTCCTTTATATAGAGTAACGCTTTGCTCTAATATAGCTTTTATTTGTGCACCAGTCATTTCACCAGTAACAATTGTATTATCAAATGGCATAACTTCGAAAATGTCACCTACAGTTATATCACCAGCAGTGAAATCAGTTCTAATACCACCGGCATTTGTAAATGCTATTTGAACACCAGCTTTTTCTCTCATTACATCAGTCATCCAGTTACCCATAGCTGATTCATTATTATAGTCTCTTACAATATCTGTTTCAGTTTTACCTATTACTTCTCCGAAAATAGGTTTTAATTCTACATTATATTTATCTACCATAGCTTGAACTTCAGCATTCGGCTCAACATCAAGTTTACCTTTTCTTACTTCTACTAATTCTATATTATTACCAACAACTTTCTTTGCTTTAGTGTCATAGTATAGAGTTATATGTCCAATCATTCTACCGTGCTTATAAGCTTCAATAACTGGTATACCATTTATAATACCTGCAACTGGCTTATGGCTATGTCCCCCAATAACTGCATCAGCTCCAGTTACGCTTTTAGCTAAATCGGCTAATTCACCAGTTATTTCTTTAGTTTCTTTATCTTGTACTGCTGGTATATGGCCTAGAAGTATTATTATTTCAGCACCTTGCTTTTTGACTTCAGGTATTAATTTATTACAAATTTCTATAGGATCTTTAAATTCATATGAGCCAACATAATCAGCGTGAGCTGTGATTGCAGTTTCTGGAGTTGCTAAACCTATAATACCTATTTTCACGCTATTTTTTTCGATAATAGTGTATGGTTTAGTCCAATCAACTGGTTTTCCATTTTCATATATATTTGCAGCTATAACATCAAATTTAGCATCTTTTAACGTATCTAATATTGTTTCAATACCCCAGTCGAATTCATGGTTACCTATTGTCATTGCATCAAAGCCTATCATATTCATCATTTCAACTACAGGTTTACCTCTCAATAGATTAGACATTGGAGTACCTTGGAAAGTGTCACCTGCATTTAATATAACTGTTCCTTCAGGGTTCATATTTTTGTAATATTGCATATAAGCTGCAAATTTAGCTGCACCTGCTTCATATCCACCTTCTAATTTTCCATGAAAATCATTAGAAGTTAAAATGTCAATTCTTTTAATAGTTGATGGAATAAGTATTTTTTGTCCAGGGAAAATAAGATGTGGATTTTTCATTTTATTATATTCAGCAATTTCTTTCCAATCAAATCCATAGCTTCTTGCTATTTTCCAGAGAACATCTCCTGACTTGACTATGTAAGTTTTTGGATTTGTATCAAATCCTTCAGCATTGATTAGATTAAACGGTATTATAAGAGTTACTAGAAGTATAAGTACTAGGATTAAGTTAAGTCGTTTAAGTTTTTTCATGAAAATCCCCCTTTTTTATTTAATCATTAAAATTTAGTTATTTAGTAATTTCTTCAAAAATAACTAAAATCCTTCAATAAAGTATATTAATTTTTGAGGTTATATATTATTATTAATTATTTAGTAGTAGTAACCTATTTAACAAAATAGGCAAAATATTGTATAATCAATCAGGGAGGAGTTTATATGTTTGAAAAAGATATTGACATAGATTATGGATTAATTATTAAAAATAAAGTACCAATATTGACGATGGATAATGATTGGAAGAAAATATTTGGTAATTCCAAAAATAAAGATATCAATAATTACAAAAATATTTTGAATGATTTAATTAAAGAGCAAAGAGAGTTAAGTAGAAAATTAGTACAATTAAAAACTAAGAAGAAAAGGCTTATGGCAATGATTTTAAATCTATCACATGAAATTAATAATAATAGTAATAGCAATAGTAGAGCAGTAGAAAAATTAGACGAATGTCAAAGTGAAATACTTACAATAAATGAAGAAATAGAAACTTACACATTTAAATTAGAAATGCTACCTAAAGAAATTAGAACAGCAAACTTAAATTTATTAAAGGCTACTATAAAAGTTGCATATAAGGATATAAAATCTACTCAGAAAGAACTGAAGATACTAAATAATCAAATAGACGAATTGAGAGAAAAACTAAAGAATTTAATTGAAACTAAACATGAAAAGGAAGAAACTATAAATAAGACTTATAGTTTTTTACATGGAATATTGGGTAGTAAAGAGATGGAGCGATTGGATGCTGAATTATTGCAAAGTAAATAAAATATTCTGTTAAGAAAGGAAGTATATATTTATGAAATTTGTTATGCTGATTTTAATATTGGCAAGTGGCTTAGAAATATTTTTTAGTATTTTTACTCATTTAATAAGTTTTATTATTTCTATGTTTAAAAAAGATTATAGCATGAGCCAGAAAATGAAAGACGCTATTAAGTTAGTGACAGTAGCGATTTTCATGGCATCTGTATTTTATTTTTTATTAGAATTTGTAAAAGTAATGGCAAAATTGTTTAATATTCCGTTGGATAAAGGTATATTGGATATATTTAAATAAATTTAAAGCGGCTTAGGCCGCTTCTTTCAATAAGAATAAAATCTTCGGTTTAAATAAATTTTAAGGGGATGGAATAATGATTAAAGGTAATGGAATAGATATAATAGAGATAGATAGAATAGAAAAAGCTATAAAGAATGAAAAATTTATAGAAAGAATATTTTGTGAAGAAGAGAGAGATTACTTTATAAAAAGAAATATGAATATAAAAACAATAGCAGGTATGTTTGCGGGAAAAGAGGCAGTTAGTAAAGCATTAGGTCAAGGAATCAGAAACTATAAATGGACTGATATTAAGGTATTACATGACAGTTTAGGTAAACCATTTATTGTTTTATCAGGCAATGCAGAAAATATAGCAAGAAAATTAGGTATAGAAAATATTCAACTTTCAATAAGTCATTGTGATACATACGCTGTAGCTTTTGCTGTTGCAGAAGGAAAGAGAGAGTATAAAGATATAATAAAAATAGAAGAAGAAGTTAAAAATAAGGTAATGACAATAGATAAAGCTAGGGTATCTAGAATTATTCCAAGAAGAAAAGCTTATTCTCACAAAGGCACATATGGTAGAGTAGGGATATTAGCAGGAAGTTTAGGTATGACTGGAGCAGCATATTTAACTTCGACAGCATGTTTAAGAAGTGGAAGTGGTTTAGTATACCTATTCACTCCAAAATCTTTAAATAAAATTCTAGAAATAAAAACTACAGAAGTAATAACTATTCCAGTTGAAGATAATGGTAAAGGACATTTTTGTATAGAAGGGTTAGAATACATTTTAAAAACTATCGAAAATATGGATGTATTAGCTATAGGGCCAGGACTAGGAGTAGATTTTGAGAGAACTGAACTAGTTAAGCAAGTGCTATTAAATTATAAGAAA encodes:
- the glnA gene encoding type I glutamate--ammonia ligase, producing MKRRYSKEDVLKISKDLGVEFIHLQFTDIFGVMKSVAITIEQLEKALNNEIMFDGSSIDGFVRIEESDMYLRPDPSTFVVFPWTTQVREARLICDIYDKNGNPFEGCPRNALRRVLREAEEMGYKFNVGPECEFFLFYTDEKGNPSLITHDNAGYFDLAPVDLGESARRDMVLTLKDMGFEIEASHHEVAPGQHEIDFKYDDALMTADNIMTFKMVVRIIAQRHGLHATFMPKPIVGINGSGMHTNMSLATLDGRNVFYDENNELGLSKVAYNFLGGLIKHSRAFTAITNPTINSYKRLVPGYEAPVYVAWSASNRSPLVRIPAKRGNSTRLELRSPDPSANPYLALATILKAGLDGIKKEIEPPAPVNGNIYNMSEKEREEQGILSLPSNIFEAVNVLSNDETIKEALGEHIYDRFVEAVKLEWKEYMTRVTQWEIEKYLTKF
- a CDS encoding ANTAR domain-containing response regulator, whose product is MIRQSIIVVSSNDKLRNVLSGLLKKRGYSIYEASDGASAIRLARSLKPHLILMDFDLLGAGAYNTARIIEDADLSPVIFITANPNKNFIELLNNMTIYAYITKPINPSQLYQIVEFSLINSSKIKELKIKVDKLENKLKARKKIEKAKGIIMQMYNINENEAYTYMRKRSMDRCITMEQLAEEILKSDE
- a CDS encoding 5'-nucleotidase C-terminal domain-containing protein, whose protein sequence is MKKLKRLNLILVLILLVTLIIPFNLINAEGFDTNPKTYIVKSGDVLWKIARSYGFDWKEIAEYNKMKNPHLIFPGQKILIPSTIKRIDILTSNDFHGKLEGGYEAGAAKFAAYMQYYKNMNPEGTVILNAGDTFQGTPMSNLLRGKPVVEMMNMIGFDAMTIGNHEFDWGIETILDTLKDAKFDVIAANIYENGKPVDWTKPYTIIEKNSVKIGIIGLATPETAITAHADYVGSYEFKDPIEICNKLIPEVKKQGAEIIILLGHIPAVQDKETKEITGELADLAKSVTGADAVIGGHSHKPVAGIINGIPVIEAYKHGRMIGHITLYYDTKAKKVVGNNIELVEVRKGKLDVEPNAEVQAMVDKYNVELKPIFGEVIGKTETDIVRDYNNESAMGNWMTDVMREKAGVQIAFTNAGGIRTDFTAGDITVGDIFEVMPFDNTIVTGEMTGAQIKAILEQSVTLYKGMLQISGMKFTYDSTKPEGERVIDIYLEDGTPIEMDKTYTVATNDFLAGGQDGFVTLKEVKWTNTFILLRDALIENVRNNTIISPKVEGRITDVSKNVSSVIFELPKIA
- a CDS encoding NAD(P)H-hydrate dehydratase encodes the protein MIKGNGIDIIEIDRIEKAIKNEKFIERIFCEEERDYFIKRNMNIKTIAGMFAGKEAVSKALGQGIRNYKWTDIKVLHDSLGKPFIVLSGNAENIARKLGIENIQLSISHCDTYAVAFAVAEGKREYKDIIKIEEEVKNKVMTIDKARVSRIIPRRKAYSHKGTYGRVGILAGSLGMTGAAYLTSTACLRSGSGLVYLFTPKSLNKILEIKTTEVITIPVEDNGKGHFCIEGLEYILKTIENMDVLAIGPGLGVDFERTELVKQVLLNYKKTIVLDADGINCLANSTEVFKQRKGKTIITPHPGELSRLLDISIKEIESDRVKYAQLTSEKFGVITVLKGANTVISSEEGKIYINTTGNPGMATAGSGDVLTGIITSFIGQGIECLAATVAGVYVHGLAGDLAKYEKGEYGLIATDVLEHIPYSIKSLIYNS